From the genome of Strix aluco isolate bStrAlu1 chromosome 13, bStrAlu1.hap1, whole genome shotgun sequence:
GTAATAGACAGTAGTTCATGGAATGTGTATTTACAGATACATCAACTGATCTCTGAATCTTTCACGATAAAAGTAATTCTGTTTGCCACTTCTATTATCCTTACTAAAAATTCTAGTGTGAAATTCTAAATTAGAAGGTTGCTTTAAAGAACTCAAACCCTATGTTGATGGTGCTGTTAAGATTCTGGTTGTTGGTTCTTGCATGAGTACTTGTTATGAATACACTTAGACACGTGACTGCTGCTTATAAACACACTTTAAAGTATTGGAATATCAATGTTCTTGGTAAATCAATCTGATCTCTATCCTTATGCTTTCtattctttccccttttcatgTTTCCTTATGTAAACAAGTCAGATTTTTACTGCTGATAGTATACAAATTTGGAGTGTTGAGAGAACAAGAAAAGTGACTTTCATACTTAACATCAACTAGAGttgaattatttttatgatgGAGAGATCTAGAAACAGTTTGAGGTCAGTGGCTTATTACATCTGAAGGAAGCACAACACTTACATTTAACGAGTTTTATTTGAATTAGGGGAGTTCAGTTGgtaccaaaataattttctgattgCTTTTGGAATTAAAGTAGGGGTTCTCTATATGCGTTCTTGTTCTACTTCCACAAGTACTTGGAATGTTCAATTTTACTGCTAGATGATTCTAGCAACATGGATTGAAGCTTATCATTGAGTCTCAGTGTGAAACTGAAAGATATTTGGCAAAATTTTTGTTTTTGACCGTGTGGTAACTGAACAGAAATGGACTGTAGATATTGCTGAATAATCATACTGTGCTTCACTGCAAGTTACTCTTTGTAATGGCCAGATTTGCAAACATAATGGAAACTTGTCCCCTCTGTCATACATAAATACATGCAGGggaaaaggagtattttttttctgtaatttcctaAAACACCATAGTCAGGTGGTACTGGTATGAAATATACCATAGATAAGTGATTGCTTAAAGTTCATACAGGCTTGgattccccccccgccccccccccccccatcttgcttctaaacaaaatttttgggttttggtattttataaatgtttttgcatttttgttaTCAGTATGTCTACGTGGATTTTGTCTGTTGTATCTAGGCTATTACAAAGTTGGTGCTAGAAAATGGCCTTTTCAGATAGAGAAAAATGACTAAGAGCAACCCTCAGAGAGGGTAGTTGGAGCTGAATTATATAGGAAAAATGTTACATGGAATAAAAATTTATGTGGGCACAGTGGAAACTAACAGTATTTTCATGCTAACAGCCAGATGGACATTACTGGTTAATGTTTCCAGATAAAAAAAGTAATCTCTACAGCAGAAAATTACATGTTAACttgatttatattatttttatttttaaatgagcgTAAATCATACTTGGAGTGTGAGTTGGAGAATTATTCATCAGAAATGCAAGAAGGTAATGTCAATTCTCAAAATACTTTGAGGAAGAAAGAATTCTtcaataaagatttatttttcttcagaagttctAAGAAAATTGGGGCATATAAAATTGTGGCTTCAGTTAGTTCTATCCTGACAGTTTTTGCACAGCCACACAAACCTTTTCTGTCCACATGGGAACAAGTGCAAAGACCTGGTGCTGAGTCATGTAAACAAGTTGGTGTCATGTTCTGTGCTATTTCTATGCAACTGAACCTACACAAAAATCTCAATGCAGCTGCCTTTTTGTGATGTTTGCAGAGTTTGTGGAAATGTGGAAGATGATCAGTTTTATTCCTTAATTACAGTCAGTAAATACTATTAATACACAtgatctgattttaaaattaaggaTGCAGTTTTATGCACAAACCAGTTCACATAAATGATTATTCTAGATGCCTAAGCTACCTGTGCTAAGTATAAAAGTAAATATATCATAACATAGACTTCATGTtggtttatctttaaaaaataagagttAAATGGAACCTTTATTCTCTTGATACTTTGAaagatttgtgggttttttgaagacaaaaattGATTGATGGATATACTACATTATGAAAAACCAGAACTTTAAAATGTATCCTAGAAGCATTTACTGTAAGTAGGAGCTGCTGTTAATGGTTTGGAAAGCGTTATTAGgatattttaaaacctgttttgagcacagaaatatttaaaactctTCTAACCTTGTCCTACAAAGGTGTCCAATCTTTAGACATTAGTTGCATTTATAGTATTATTTATAATGCACAGATGAGTTGCATAAATAAGTTACATAAATAATGCTTGCAGCCTTGGCTAATAGTCACTATGAGAGCATACTAAAAATAAATCCAGGTCATGCATTCTTGTGATAGTATAGAAAGCAGTCATTCTAAAATCTGAGATTCCAAAGTGAGTTCTTGCTAACAGTCTTCACATGCTGTATGTTCATAGTTTTAAGCCTTTTTAAGCACTCACCTCCCATGAAATGTTCCTGACATATTGAAGCTCTTGATGTTTACCTGGCATTGTCCCTTTTCCTATTCTTAAGGCATGCCCTTTAAATGGCTGTGTTGTTTGTGGTATCATGAAATGTAACAAGCAGTGTGGTCCCCAAATTCTGCAGATGCTATGCTTTAGCTACTAATCCTTTTCCTTACTTATGATGGCAATAATAACTTATTGAAGAGATGCATGTTTTTGCTGATATGAACTGTTTCAGCAATAGGACTGCTTTGGCCCTAAAAACATATCTGACCTTGCTAGTAGGAGACAGTTGGCTTGCCATAGGTTTCTGTTATACTACATCAGTACCTTAgacttgggttttgtttttctactgcATAGAAATTTTAGCTAGATGAAGACTGCAACTCTCAGGTGTCAGTGGCTTTGTACCTGACAccttaaatgtaaataaaaaaaggGAGTTAATAAACCATGTCTCACACTGGTTTTAATAAAGGCAGTGTCAGCTAAAACCGAGCTATAGAGATGTGCTTCTCTTCTGCCGAGGCCCAAATACCAGAAAAAGCGTATAAGATACCATTTTTGCAAACTCATCTTTAAATATCACAGGAAAGACTTTTTCGGTAGCAAAGGTTCAAAGAATGCTAATGTCTACTTTACACTTCTGATGAATTACTAATATTAAAATACACCGTACCCTTCACTGAGGGCTCTGGATTTTTCCAGGTCTTGGATTACATTCAAAAGGACTTTAATCTTCTCCTGGTTCGACTGCAAGGATTCCTCTACAGACTGCAGCCTGCCTTGTAGGGCACAGAGTTCTCCATGTGCcaaatgaattttatttatttcactaatCTCtttgttggtttgtggttttatttcattccttGGCAGATAAGACTTTATGTGAAATCCTTCTAAACAGCTGTTACACTGGGAAACATCTGACTGGGTAGAATTTTTCTCGGTTTCAGTATTACATGACAGAAAAGCTTTTGACGCATTACTGCTGGTCAAGGACATTGTTGTGTGATCATCATTTGTTAATGTCACACAGCTGGAATCTGTTCTGTGCTCTCCTGCCTGTTGATAGTCTCTGAGGAAACAAGGAGATGAACTGTGATTTGATGGAGGTGATAATGGAGTAGTTTCCTTACTGCTTGCATCTTTGCTGGCTACGAGTGACTCAGAATCACTTTTATCTGCTTCGCAAGAGTCAGAATGAGGATTACATTCACTGCAGTTAGTAGAATTGCTTAGGCAAGGGTATGCTTTTTCAGAATTAGATGACAGTGTGCTGTTGTCaatattttcattgctatttATGACAGTAGAAGAATGCAGTGAATTACTTAAATTTGTGGTTGTGTCAGGTGCATCCATGGAAACATTGCTGTCTTGTGGAAAACTCACATGTATGTATTCAGGCACCTGTGTAGAAACAGTTGTCTTCTCTGATACTGAGAAATCATCTGAGTGGATAGGTCCGTTGCTTTGTGCTTTTGATGGTCTTTGACTTAACTGACCATCCACATCACTATTCCTAAATCCATCTTCCAAATGATTAGTTATTCTTAAGTAACAGAGGTCTGAAGACATGTCTTGTTCAGAAAGATTGCCATTTACTTGGATAGAATTTGCAGGCTCTGTTGGCATTTCTGTTAATGATTTGCTTACtgtcaactttttctttttaaaaaccgGGAAGTGTTTCCTGAGGCTTGGAGATGTTTGTATGGCAATATTCCGAAACCCCTTCTGAGCCCTTGGAAAAGATGGAGAGTGATGGAGCAAAAAGTTGTGatcccaaaatatttctgtttttccagttgtGAATGCTATATCTTGGGCAGGATTAGTATCCAGTTCTGACTTTGTGTTCACACCATCATCCTTGAATCGGACTTGCTGAGATTTGGTCCTGCGGTGGTGTGGCTGTCTCATAAAATCAGCAGAATCCAGACTATTCCTTTTCAATAGCACTGGACGCATTTTCATGTTTTGCTGGGCCATTGAATCACAATTTAAAGTCTGTAAGTAACGTGTTTCTTTGCGGCCCATTTCATTTGTCATTTGAACTGTATATTAAGATTGTTGCTAAGTTGCAAATGAATACCTTACTCCTGAAGGAGCTAAACTTTTCATTCTTCTTGTTGTTATTATGTATACTTTTAACTGACATGCTCTCTTTAGGGATGCTCTTTCAAATTTAATTGCTGATTAGACCAAACACTaagataaagaaattaaatatcaaaTTTAAGGAAAGATTTCTTGTAGCTAGGGAATGCAGAAATCCTTGTGTTTGAAGCTAACGTGATCATCTTATTGCAACAGGCTGTTATGCTTACAGTTAACTAATTTAAAGGTAAGGTTGAGTCTATGGCTTTCCTGATGGTTATTTGACAGTCAGCTCTCCATTTGCGTTGCAGCTTTTTTTATGATGGACCAGTCACATGTGTGTTATTTGCATGTTGTCTAAACAACAAGCATAATAACTTTTAGGGGCATTTTCGTTTCTGTTGCATAGTTTTACTGCTGGAATATATACATTAATACCAAACGGAATTGCTTTCTTTAGAGtgagtttttcttcttcagcCATCTTTTTAATGTCGCAAATGAAACTAATCTTCCCAAACAGTTAAGCAAAATGTAACCGCTTCTGACCAGGCAAAAAGACAGCATCCAGCAGCTTTCAGTGAGAGAAGTTATTGATGTGTAGTTGTTACTTCAGTTTGTGCAATCATATCCGAAGGACTGTTTCATTTGGGGAAGTTCTGTAAATACATTGGCATCAGAAGAGTGGTCCAGACCGAATAACCAGCAAATGCAGAACAAcaggaaatgtttcctgaaaGTAAAAAGACAACAGTTGTAGATGAATAAACTGCCAAACACTAGTCTTCTGCTGTCGCCTAACAACTTTTCATCTCCATTGGTTTTGTAGTTTTGGCAGTGAAATACTTGtatagaaactgaaaaatgttttataattttcAAGTGCCTAAACTTTTCTTCACATGTAATACGCAACACCAAAACTGGGTAGAAAATATTGAGAGTAGTAGTTTTTTCCTTCAGTACTCGTGCAGGCCTGAATCTGGTCCCAAATATAGACCTTAAAACTTAAATCTTCAGATTTGAAAATGGGTATTAAATCTTGTGGGTGAAATAAAAAATTGAACGATACAAATGTCAGTTCTTAATTCAGAGGCAAGTTGAGGTTTGAACAAaactcagaatttttatttttttagagttGCTCATTTTAAAGCGTTCAGATTTGTGTCCAACTCTTggttaaggaaaaataaatttatttttaaatgtgattaatGCAAATAGAACCCTTTCTGGGAAGACAAAATCTGTTTCCCATGCATTATCAATTATTTGGAAATCAAGACTGAAATTGTCTGCGCATACATGTAAAGTGTTCTACTCAGTTTGCATGCAGGAGACTGGCCTATAAAGCTGTTGTTTGTCACATTAGTCCAGAGCTCATCatgaaaaaacaacattaaacaTTTTGAGTGACCACTAAAACTTACGTTTCTGAAAAACAGTTAGGATAATAATATAGCCATAATGATTATGTATTATGTCAGGAAGACTGGAGAAAAGTAAGAGAGCGTATTTTATTAGAGAGCCAGCTGTTATCAAAAGTTTACTTGCAAGTATTTTA
Proteins encoded in this window:
- the INSYN2B gene encoding protein INSYN2B isoform X1: MTNEMGRKETRYLQTLNCDSMAQQNMKMRPVLLKRNSLDSADFMRQPHHRRTKSQQVRFKDDGVNTKSELDTNPAQDIAFTTGKTEIFWDHNFLLHHSPSFPRAQKGFRNIAIQTSPSLRKHFPVFKKKKLTVSKSLTEMPTEPANSIQVNGNLSEQDMSSDLCYLRITNHLEDGFRNSDVDGQLSQRPSKAQSNGPIHSDDFSVSEKTTVSTQVPEYIHVSFPQDSNVSMDAPDTTTNLSNSLHSSTVINSNENIDNSTLSSNSEKAYPCLSNSTNCSECNPHSDSCEADKSDSESLVASKDASSKETTPLSPPSNHSSSPCFLRDYQQAGEHRTDSSCVTLTNDDHTTMSLTSSNASKAFLSCNTETEKNSTQSDVSQCNSCLEGFHIKSYLPRNEIKPQTNKEISEINKIHLAHGELCALQGRLQSVEESLQSNQEKIKVLLNVIQDLEKSRALSEGRNFYHTGQDLNNCSTCQNTACIIYSVEYDFRQQEGRFHQILKTLDHAEQNPASASPQKLPSDHPAPEKKELRRKTKKVKRKCFWWI
- the INSYN2B gene encoding protein INSYN2B isoform X2: MTNEMGRKETRYLQTLNCDSMAQQNMKMRPVLLKRNSLDSADFMRQPHHRRTKSQQVRFKDDGVNTKSELDTNPAQDIAFTTGKTEIFWDHNFLLHHSPSFPRAQKGFRNIAIQTSPSLRKHFPVFKKKKLTVSKSLTEMPTEPANSIQVNGNLSEQDMSSDLCYLRITNHLEDGFRNSDVDGQLSQRPSKAQSNGPIHSDDFSVSEKTTVSTQVPEYIHVSFPQDSNVSMDAPDTTTNLSNSLHSSTVINSNENIDNSTLSSNSEKAYPCLSNSTNCSECNPHSDSCEADKSDSESLVASKDASSKETTPLSPPSNHSSSPCFLRDYQQAGEHRTDSSCVTLTNDDHTTMSLTSSNASKAFLSCNTETEKNSTQSDVSQCNSCLEGFHIKSYLPRNEIKPQTNKEISEINKIHLAHGELCALQGRLQSVEESLQSNQEKIKVLLNVIQDLEKSRALSEGRNFYHTGQDLNNCSTCQNTACIIYRI